The following coding sequences lie in one Listeria ivanovii subsp. londoniensis genomic window:
- a CDS encoding glycoside hydrolase family 1 protein produces the protein MSKSVFPADFLWGGATAANQFEGGYNLDGKGLAAADLFSSGTHTEPRKITAEIDENLFYPSHEAVDFYHHYREDIKLMAEAGFKTFRMSINWTRIFPTGMESEPNEKGLQFYEDVFLELKKYNIEPLVTIAHFDIPLQITNELNGWASRKVIDYYLQFCKTIFTRYKDTVKYWLTFNEINTATMEIGNYLTLGIRNAEGDFLHQKDDPTMRFQALHHQFVASAKAVELGHAINPDFMIGCMIAYMPRYPRTCEPSDVLLAKQTENMHSHFCGDVQVKGAYPFFAKKYFKEHNIEIEFADGDEEILRKGTVDFYTFSYYLSLCASNDPAYKDTGKSVIGGAENPYLQTNAWGMQTDPVGLRISLNDIYARYDVPIMVVENGLGAYDKLEEDGTIQDAYRVDYFRDHIIQMKKAVEDGVDLIGYTIWGCIDLVSASTGEMAKRYGIIYVEKYDDGTGSYARRKKNSFYWYKKVIETSGEDLV, from the coding sequence ATGAGTAAATCCGTATTTCCAGCAGACTTTTTATGGGGTGGTGCAACAGCTGCAAACCAATTTGAAGGTGGCTATAATTTAGATGGGAAAGGGCTAGCCGCAGCAGACTTATTTAGTAGCGGAACCCACACCGAGCCACGGAAAATCACCGCAGAAATAGACGAAAACTTATTTTACCCAAGTCATGAAGCAGTTGATTTTTATCATCATTACCGCGAAGATATTAAGTTGATGGCAGAAGCTGGTTTTAAAACATTCCGCATGTCGATTAACTGGACGAGAATTTTTCCAACTGGAATGGAAAGTGAGCCAAATGAAAAAGGGCTGCAATTTTACGAAGATGTTTTCTTGGAATTGAAAAAATATAATATCGAACCGCTTGTAACAATAGCTCATTTTGATATTCCGCTACAAATTACAAACGAACTAAACGGCTGGGCGAGTCGCAAAGTAATTGATTATTATTTACAGTTTTGCAAAACGATATTCACACGATATAAAGATACTGTGAAATATTGGCTGACTTTTAATGAAATCAACACTGCAACAATGGAAATTGGGAATTATTTAACACTTGGAATTAGAAATGCAGAAGGCGATTTCCTTCATCAAAAAGACGATCCAACTATGCGTTTTCAAGCTTTGCATCACCAATTTGTTGCCAGTGCAAAAGCAGTAGAACTTGGTCACGCAATCAATCCTGATTTTATGATTGGCTGTATGATCGCGTATATGCCAAGATACCCGCGGACCTGTGAACCAAGCGATGTCTTGCTTGCTAAACAAACAGAAAACATGCATAGCCATTTCTGTGGGGATGTTCAAGTAAAAGGAGCTTATCCATTTTTCGCAAAAAAATATTTTAAAGAGCATAATATCGAAATCGAATTCGCGGATGGAGATGAAGAAATTTTGCGCAAAGGGACAGTAGATTTTTATACATTTAGTTATTATTTATCGCTATGTGCTTCTAACGATCCCGCTTACAAAGATACCGGAAAAAGTGTTATCGGAGGCGCGGAAAATCCTTATTTACAAACAAATGCCTGGGGAATGCAAACCGATCCAGTGGGGCTGCGAATTTCTTTAAATGACATCTATGCCCGCTACGATGTCCCAATTATGGTCGTAGAAAATGGTCTTGGTGCATATGATAAATTGGAAGAAGATGGCACTATCCAAGATGCTTATCGTGTAGATTATTTTAGAGATCACATCATCCAAATGAAAAAAGCAGTAGAAGACGGGGTAGACTTGATCGGCTACACAATTTGGGGTTGCATTGACTTAGTAAGCGCCTCAACTGGCGAAATGGCAAAACGTTACGGCATCATTTACGTAGAAAAATATGATGATGGCACTGGAAGTTATGCAAGACGTAAGAAAAACTCTTTTTATTGGTATAAAAAAGTGATTGAAACTAGTGGGGAAGATTTAGTTTAA
- a CDS encoding beta-glucoside-specific PTS transporter subunit IIABC has product MDYNQLAKEIIQAVGGKNNVNEVFHCITRLRFQLKDQSKVDVAKLKSLDKVMGTNVSGTQFQIIIGNDVPKVFDAMTEENPAWKNKADKATKPKTKGVKGFFSNMFDAISGVFAPILPAIAGAGLLKGFMALFVSFGWLATNTETYRILMAIGDGVFYFLPILVAVSAARKFGANMYVGLAVSAALLYPDLTALLGEGVTTHFLGLPVTSVSYAYSVIPILIAMWFMAVVERNVDKIIPSSLKLLFVPLITMFIVVPVTLIVIGPLGTFVGDGISGGINWLLNNGGLFAGLILGGAMAIIVMTGMHYAIVPFIISNLAKYGYDKFLPLTYISNMSQAGATFGVFFRSKDKKVKSLAFSTGLTALMGVTEPAMYGINIVYKRPFMASLIGGAAGGGFAMLFGVKAYVLTGNGGIPGLPGLVGDTFVYALIAMALAFVVSLIFSYIFGIDETVGLTDLNETPKTGNTVQVDETLNAPVYGEIKNIKEVSDATFADEMMGKSAAFLPTEGKLFSPVNGTIISVFKTKHAIAIKSDSGAEILLHVGIDTVKLDGKYFEAHVKTGDIVEQGDLLLTFDAEKIKENYDLTTIMAVTNTNDYAAVELVGSGTMTPKSQVLELRSEANNE; this is encoded by the coding sequence ATGGACTACAATCAATTAGCGAAAGAGATTATTCAAGCAGTCGGTGGAAAAAACAATGTAAATGAAGTATTTCACTGTATTACTCGGCTTCGTTTTCAACTGAAAGATCAATCAAAAGTCGATGTGGCGAAATTAAAAAGTTTAGATAAAGTAATGGGGACAAACGTTTCTGGGACACAATTCCAAATTATTATTGGAAATGACGTACCTAAAGTATTCGATGCGATGACAGAAGAAAATCCAGCTTGGAAAAATAAAGCTGATAAAGCGACTAAACCGAAAACAAAAGGAGTAAAAGGCTTCTTTTCGAATATGTTTGATGCTATTTCAGGTGTATTTGCACCAATTTTGCCGGCGATTGCTGGAGCAGGTTTACTTAAAGGATTTATGGCATTATTCGTATCATTTGGTTGGCTAGCAACAAACACGGAAACTTACCGGATTTTGATGGCAATTGGTGATGGTGTATTTTACTTCTTACCGATTCTTGTGGCGGTTAGTGCTGCGCGTAAATTTGGTGCGAATATGTATGTTGGATTGGCTGTATCGGCAGCGTTACTTTATCCAGATCTAACAGCGCTTCTGGGGGAAGGTGTAACAACGCATTTCTTAGGATTACCAGTTACTTCGGTCTCTTATGCGTATTCTGTTATTCCAATTTTAATAGCGATGTGGTTTATGGCGGTAGTAGAGCGCAATGTCGACAAAATTATTCCATCTTCCCTAAAATTATTATTTGTTCCATTAATTACGATGTTTATCGTGGTTCCTGTGACATTAATTGTTATCGGACCACTTGGAACATTTGTTGGTGATGGCATTTCTGGTGGGATTAACTGGCTGTTAAATAATGGTGGATTGTTCGCTGGTCTGATTTTAGGTGGAGCGATGGCGATTATCGTTATGACCGGGATGCACTATGCGATTGTGCCATTTATTATTAGTAATTTAGCGAAATATGGTTATGATAAATTTTTACCACTGACTTATATTTCGAATATGAGCCAAGCAGGAGCAACATTTGGCGTATTCTTCCGTTCTAAAGATAAAAAAGTAAAATCATTGGCATTTTCAACTGGTTTAACGGCTTTGATGGGTGTCACAGAGCCAGCGATGTACGGAATAAATATTGTCTATAAACGCCCATTTATGGCATCCCTTATTGGTGGAGCAGCTGGTGGTGGATTCGCGATGTTATTCGGAGTTAAAGCTTACGTATTAACAGGAAATGGCGGAATTCCAGGGCTTCCGGGCTTAGTAGGGGATACATTTGTTTACGCACTGATTGCGATGGCGCTGGCATTTGTTGTTTCCCTGATTTTTTCTTATATTTTTGGTATTGATGAAACAGTCGGATTAACTGATTTAAATGAAACACCAAAAACAGGAAATACAGTTCAAGTAGATGAAACACTTAATGCCCCAGTTTACGGCGAAATCAAAAATATCAAAGAAGTAAGTGATGCAACATTTGCAGATGAAATGATGGGTAAAAGCGCAGCATTCTTGCCGACAGAAGGTAAATTATTTTCCCCAGTAAACGGAACGATTATTTCTGTCTTTAAAACAAAACACGCAATTGCGATTAAAAGTGATTCCGGAGCAGAAATTTTATTGCATGTTGGAATTGATACAGTGAAATTAGATGGAAAATATTTTGAAGCACATGTTAAAACTGGTGATATTGTTGAACAAGGCGATTTATTGTTAACTTTTGATGCAGAGAAAATTAAAGAAAATTATGATTTAACAACCATTATGGCAGTTACTAATACTAATGATTATGCTGCTGTCGAGTTAGTAGGATCAGGAACTATGACACCAAAAAGCCAAGTATTAGAATTAAGGAGTGAAGCAAATAATGAGTAA
- the licT gene encoding BglG family transcription antiterminator LicT, with product MKIERIFNNNIVSARSEDAQELLILGKGLGFKSKVGDEINESLVEKIFQLQDEAVSNKFKMIIDEIPLAIIEITDDVVQLAKQNISKTISDVIYISLSDHLYFTTQRMEQNLVIQNPLSWEVKRYYPEEYAVAKEAAKMVEKRLGLDLPDEEISNIALHFVNAEINNSMNDVTHIMQLLQEIMNIIKYHFVIEFDEDSTSYFRFMTHLKFFCQRVITGEAMDETEDYLYQVMYKNLPDIFACIDKIAVFLENNYSFKMSHSEQLYLGIHLDRVLNRK from the coding sequence TTGAAAATTGAGAGGATATTTAATAATAATATTGTCAGTGCAAGGAGCGAGGATGCGCAAGAATTACTAATTTTAGGCAAAGGTCTAGGATTTAAGTCTAAAGTTGGTGATGAGATTAATGAATCGCTCGTTGAAAAAATATTTCAATTGCAAGATGAGGCGGTAAGCAATAAATTCAAAATGATTATTGACGAAATTCCGCTTGCTATCATTGAAATCACAGATGATGTTGTCCAATTAGCTAAACAGAATATCTCAAAAACTATTAGTGACGTCATTTATATTTCTCTTTCGGATCATCTTTATTTTACTACGCAGCGCATGGAACAAAACTTAGTCATTCAAAATCCTTTATCATGGGAAGTGAAGCGCTACTACCCAGAGGAATATGCGGTGGCGAAAGAAGCGGCAAAGATGGTCGAGAAGCGGTTAGGCTTAGATTTACCTGACGAGGAAATTTCTAATATCGCGCTCCACTTTGTCAATGCGGAAATTAACAACAGTATGAACGACGTAACGCACATCATGCAGTTGCTCCAAGAAATCATGAATATTATTAAATATCATTTTGTCATTGAGTTTGATGAAGATAGCACTAGTTACTTCCGGTTTATGACGCATCTGAAATTTTTTTGCCAGCGAGTAATTACTGGCGAGGCGATGGATGAGACAGAAGATTATTTATATCAAGTTATGTATAAAAATTTACCGGACATATTTGCTTGTATTGATAAAATTGCCGTATTTCTGGAAAATAACTATTCATTTAAAATGAGTCATTCAGAGCAATTATACCTTGGAATCCATTTGGACCGGGTATTAAATAGAAAATAA